One region of Channa argus isolate prfri chromosome 20, Channa argus male v1.0, whole genome shotgun sequence genomic DNA includes:
- the kat6b gene encoding histone acetyltransferase KAT6B isoform X1, translated as MVKLANPLYTEWILEAIQKIKRQKQRPSEERICHAVATSHGLDKRTVLEQLELSVHDGSVLKVTNKGSASYKDPGNPGRVGSIPPANVCVPSKESIWNSSDLRHIDWNKILKRAIEGLDDTHGSSLKNIERYLRNQDDLANIVDNPAFRQRLRLAAKRSVNNGRVLKNGPRYKLSLGSAESRSSRCPNASLLVLSSVTLLPHERDQLRVDPIPICSFCLGTKESNRDKRPEELLSCADCGSSGHPSCLKFSPELTSNVKRLRWQCIECKTCSSCRIQGKNADEMLFCDSCDRGFHMECCNPPLSRMPKGTWICQVCRPKENGKKLLHKKADQIKRRYAKPIGRPRNKLKQRMSVTSGDGSMIALGGRGSPGRGQKITVCSTPSSGHAASVKDARDRLAVADPCCAVDATQFTNSTPTTTPSLTPTSTPAALTVNKKTKGLIDGLSKFFTPSPVGRRSRALAVETPAKQLTSRYKGLPKLSKSPESFAFAVDTTQKITPSSSALPSGPTLPGLSPPSQVSSSSTSANSPQSSSSQSSVPSLSSLCNSSQLKGLFDGLSHIYTTQGQSRKKRLPCYAPPKRMHHNQDSPHASKTGLQRLGKNEFNKNRLHTTSAGSGRPRGHPFKMVSHFKRNPFLKKHRTLGRLRYKVSPQKGTPSPGKADLTDGRIKPENNHGLGREPHVKEEAQIDFAAMSRDHVTEEDIETFTRVQELAAQRTGSLNTDSMRCPTVIEFGKYEIQTWYSSPYPPEYSRLPKLYLCEFCLKYMRSKNILQRHTKKCGWFHPPANEIYRKDNLSVFEVDGNVSKLFCQNLCLLAKLFLDHKTLYYDVEPFLFYILTKNDEKGCHLVGYFSKEKLCQQKYNVSCIMIMPQYQRQGFGRFLIDFSYLLTRQEGQAGSPEKPLSDLGRLSYLAYWKSVILEYLYKHPDKHISVKGISRATGMCPHDIAATLQQLGMIDRQDGRIVLIRRERLIQRHMDRLWANPRQNEVDPDALRWTPSTSLNAVLSEEEREAEMDAERLKEQASCWEKEGRENRMMTQNNRQPLTKVHCKVPYRTYERRPAPPWTRRIQQAKAVSDDEGDDDNDDDSDGSDGSPPILTKAHAMLAAKRKRTIVLKKRGRKRKRINSSVTTETISERTEVLNEPFDISDDERPMPLLERTCRVGEMDEEEEDLQEDRTPIIPIKRRRGRPRLEKNAQKDNLEHWNEGSDILSKRPSRVRPVKRKKGWPKGVKRGPPKWRLKNERKMGFKLNLYTPPETPMEAEQHRIPNEEAKGKPDQAFIGVDEGIKAGRGSASPDIMQERVPTEPPSPADRGSQKSFSPGVSPVVSPVCSPAPSLVAVSPRPEERDDFSEPPEDDQQDSETEQDTQAKDVQHSTEGNVSLENDNEEDEEEENDQRIEDQDADDEDDSHSKVGEPESNKTELEPNSKGISECTPAFLDPKEDNDSELSQRVSAEPYSEGKPATAAESIQEALTDTTVVTRPPEAEAVASTATIDSDHVLDSESEEESTPSPCPDPLPPQPAERQTLSAVLREDAPICTDIDSETAQAVQSLTQETERENVFQDCVESQEPCRSLQTYTHVAQSPQLTSLDDCPQSDHSSPLSSAQSHPSQSVRSVNSPAVSILESGYTQISPDHSAISVPSLHNMETSPMMDVPSVSDHSQQVVDSGFSDLGSIESTTENYENPSSYDSTMGGSICGTGPSQNSCSYGSIPTSGLAQSSCAVSQQMAAVNPGSCGMIQQNSLSSPPHCNVKSPQGCVVERPPSNSQHSQHSQHSQRSQHSSHSRHGAHNQHSQHNQHGPHNQLSQHSQHNPHNQHSHHHSHHLQHNQLSQHNQHAQYSLHNQHSQHGQQQPMAQCAIPTNFTTTMQLADIPESGNANFTIYERLNHQGEYSSGHYTQSSGLSLAKLQQFTNTFIDHPHSLPFNHSASHPITSYANTPSHSSLVSLSQTPHRVPNPQVQATMTPPPPNLGSPPPMMLQRNMGIPSSQRIQPQMASKTHISTRSKSAPLSHHHQQQMYARPAQSVAMQAPSRTLAAMPRMNMSVNIMPAPAYNVNSMNMPSLNAMNGYSMSQPMMNSGYHGNHAYMNQSPQYSMQMGMMGTQPYPQQPMQAPPHGNMVYTPAGHHGYMNTGMSKQSLKGPFIRR; from the exons ATGGTAAAACTTGCAAACCCTCTATACACGGAGTGGATTCTTGAAGcaatacaaaaaattaaaaggcaAAAGCAGAGGCCTTCAGAGGAGAGAATTTGTCATGCAGTGGCCACATCTCACGGACTGGACAAGAGGACTGTCCTTGAGCAGTTGGAATTAAGTGTTCATGATGGCTCTGTTCTCAAGGTTACAAATAAGGGGAGCGCCTCTTACAAGGACCCAGGAAATCCCGGGAGAGTTGGATCAATCCCACCTGCAAACGTGTGTGTGCCATCAAAGGAATCTATATGGAATTCAAGCGATCTTCGCCATATTGATTGGAATAAAATACTTAAGAGGGCCATTGAGGGCCTGGATGATACCCATGGCTCCTCACTAAAGAATATCGAGAGGTATCTGAGGAACCAGGATGACCTCGCAAACATTGTTGATAACCCTGCTTTCCGGCAGAGGTTACGGCTGGCGGCCAAGCGGTCAGTTAACAATGGCAGGGTGTTAAAAAATGGCCCACGGTATAAGCTCAGCCTTGGCAGCGCAGAGAGCAGGAGCTCCAGGTGCCCAAATGCTTCCCTCTTGGTCCTGTCATCAGTGACACTCCTTCCTCACGAGCGAGACCAG CTCCGGGTTGACCCGATCCCAATATGCAGTTTCTGTCTTGGAACGAAAGAGTCAAATCGGGACAAGCGGCCAGAAGAGCTGCTGTCCTGTGCAGACTGTGGGAGCAGTG GGCATCCATCATGTCTGAAGTTTTCCCCTGAATTAACCTCAAATGTGAAGAGATTACGGTGGCAGTGTATTGAATGCAAAACCTGCAGCTCCTGTCGAATACAGGGGAAAAATGCT gatgAGATGCTATTCTGTGATTCATGTGATCGGGGCTTTCACATGGAATGCTGCAACCCGCCGCTTTCAAGAATGCCAAAAG GAACCTGGATCTGTCAAGTCTGCAGGCCGAAGGAGAATGGGAAGAAACTGCTGCACAAGAAAGCTGACCAGATCAAACGTCGATATGCAAAGCCAATCGGAAGGCCCAGAAATAAGCTCAAACAAAGAAT GTCTGTAACCAGTGGTGATGGCTCCATGATAGCACTTGGAGGAAGGGGGTCACCTGGTAGGGGTCAAAAGATAACCGTCTGTTCCACACCTTCATCTGGTCATGCTGCATCTGTGAAGGACGCCAGAGACAGATTGGCTGTTGCAGACCCGTGTTGTGCGGTCGACGCCACCCAATTCACCAATTCCACTCCCACCACCACTCCCTCCCTCACGCCCACCtccaccccagctgcactcaCCGTTAACAAGAAAACCAAAGGGCTTATTGATGGGCTTTCAAAATTTTTTACCCCTTCCCCTGTGGGCCGTCGCTCGCGAGCTCTAGCCGTAGAGACGCCTGCCAAACAGTTAACCTCTAGATACAAGGGTCTGCCCAAACTGTCAAAGTCACCAGAATCCTTTGCTTTTGCTGTTGACACCACTCAAAAGATAACGCCCTCATCCTCTGCACTTCCTTCCGGTCCCACGTTGCCGGGACTTAGCCCCCCCTCGCAGGTGTCCAGCAGTTCCACCTCTGCTAACTCACCCCAAAGTTCTTCCAGCCAATCTAGTGTTCCTTCCTTGAGTAGTCTCTGCAATAGCAGCCAACTTAAGGGACTATTTGACGGACTCTCTCACATTTATACGACTCAGGGACAGTCGCGGAAAAAGAGACTACCTTGCTACGCACCGCCTAAGCGCATGCACCATAACCAGGATTCACCCCATGCGTCCAAAACCGGCCTCCAGCGCCTTGGAAAGAACGAGTTTAATAAAAATAGGTTACACACCACATCTGCTGGGTCAGGCCGACCCAGAGGACATCCATTTAAGATGGTCAGTCATTTCAAACGTAATCCCTTCCTTAAAAAGCACAGGACACTAGGCAGGCTGAGGTATAAAGTGAGCCCTCAGAAGGGAACCCCCTCACCAGGAAAGGCAGACTTGACAGACGGAAGAATTAAGCCTGAGAATAATCATG GCCTCGGCCGGGAGCCGCATGTCAAAGAGGAGGCCCAGATAGACTTTGCTGCCATGTCCAGAGACCATGTCACAGAAGAGGACATTGAGACGTTCACACGTGTCCAGGAACTTGCAGCTCAG AGAACTGGCTCGCTGAACACAGACTCCATGCGATGTCCCACTGTCATTGAATTTGGGAAGTATGAGATTCAAACCTGGTACTCGTCCCCTTACCCACCTGAATATTCCAG ATTACCAAAGCTTTATCTGTGTGAGTTCTGTCTGAAGTACATGAGAAGCAAAAACATTCtccagagacacacaaagaagtgtggCTGGTTCCACCCGCCAGCCAATGAAATCTACAGAAAGGACAACCTCTCTGTATTTGAG GTTGATGGAAATGTCAGCAAACTATTCTGCCAAAACCTCTGCCTGTTAGCCAAGCTTTTCCTGGATCACAAGACCTTGTATTATGATGTGGAGCCTTTTCTCTTCTACATACTTACAAAAAATGATGAGAAAGGCTGTCATCTTGTGGGCTATTTCTCCAAG GAAAAGCTTTGCCAGCAGAAGTACAATGTCTCCTGCATAATGATCATGCCTCAGTACCAAAGGCAAGGATTTGGAAGGTTCCTTATTGATTTCA GTTACCTTCTCACCAGGCAAGAAGGACAAGCCGGCTCCCCGGAGAAGCCGCTGTCAGATCTGGGTCGCTTATCCTACCTGGCATATTGGAAAAGTGTCATACTGGAGTACCTTTATAAGCACCCAGATAAACATATCAGTGTTAAAGGAATAAGCAGGGCCACTGGGATGTGTCCACATGACATTGCCGCTACTCTCCAGCAGCTCGGCATGATTGACAGACAGGATGGCAG GATTGTGTTGATCAGAAGAGAGCGATTGATTCAGAGGCACATGGACAGGCTATGGGCTAACCCACGTCAGAATGAGGTGGACCCAGACGCCCTGCGCTGGACACCTTCTACGAGTCTCAACGCTGTCCTGTctgaggaggaaagagaagcagagatgGAT GCTGAGCGGCTAAAGGAGCAGGCCAGTTGCTGGgagaaggaggggagagagaacCGCATGATGACTCAAAATAACAGACAACCTCTCACAAAGGTTCACTGCAAGGTTCCCTACAGGACCTATGAACGTCGCCCTGCACCGCCCTGGACCAGGCGCATCCAACAGGCAAAAGCAGTTAGTGATGACGAAGGCGATGACGACAATGATGATGACTCTGATGGCTCCGATGGCTCTCCACCCATCCTGACAAAGGCCCATGCAATGCTTGCAGCCAAGAGAAAG agAACAATTGTCCTCAAAAAGAGAGGGCGtaaaagaaagagaataaaCAGCAGCGTAACAACCGAAACCATCTCTGAGAGGACAGAAGTGCTAAACGAGCCATTTGACATCTCTGACGATGAACGTCCTATGCCCCTGCTGGAGCGCACCTGCAGAGTAGGTGAGatggatgaagaagaagaggaccTACAGGAGGACAGGACACCGATTATTCCAATAAAACGGCGGAGAGGTCGACCGAGGCTGgagaaaaatgcacagaaagACAATCTTGAACACTGGAATGAAG GATCAGACATCCTCTCCAAGAGACCCAGCAGAGTCCGTCCAGTGAAACGGAAGAAAGGCTGGCCCAAAGGAGTGAAACGTGGACCTCCTAAATGGAGGCTGAAAAATGAACGGAAAATGGGCTTCAAGCTCAACCTCTATACACCCCCTGAAACTCCTATGGAAGCAGAGCAGCACCGCATTCCAAATGAGGAAGCTAAAGGGAAACCAGACCAGGCTTTTATTGGTGTAGACGAAGGCATCAAAGCAGGCAGAGGTTCAGCTAGTCCAGACATTATGCAAGAGAGGGTTCCCACTGAGCCCCCAAGTCCTGCTGACCGTGGCTCCCAGAAGTCTTTCTCCCCAGGTGTATCACCTGTGGTTTCTCCAGTGTGCTCACCTGCTCCCTCTCTTGTTGCTGTGTCTCCCAGGCCAGAGGAGAGAGATGATTTTTCAGAACCACCTGAAGATGACCAGCAGGACAGTGAAACTGAGCAGGACACCCAAGCCAAAGATGTGCAACACAGCACAGAGGGTAATGTATCACTAGAGAATGATaatgaagaagatgaggaggaggaaaatgaCCAGAGAATTGAGGATCAGGATGCagatgatgaagatgacagTCACAGCAAAGTAGGAGAACCTGAGAGCAACAAGACTGAGTTGGAACCAAATTCCAAAGGAATTTCTGAATGCACCCCAGCTTTTTTAGATCCAAAAGAAGACAACGACTCTGAGTTGAGTCAGCGGGTTTCTGCAGAACCATATAGTGAAGGGAAGCCAGCTACTGCTGCAGAAAGCATCCAGGAGGCATTGACAGACACAACAGTAGTAACACGACCACCTGAAGCCGAAGCAGTTGCTTCAACAGCAACCATAGACTCTGATCATGTTTTGGACTCAGAGTCAGAGGAAGAGAGCACGCCCAGTCCTTGTCCAGATCCCCTGCCTCCTCAGCCTGCAGAGAGGCAAACCCTTAGTGCCGTGCTGAGAGAGGATGCCCCAATCTGCACAGACATTGACTCAGAGACAGCCCAAGCTGTTCAGTCCCTGACGCAGGAGACCGAGCGGGAGAATGTTTTCCAGGACTGTGTGGAGAGCCAGGAGCCCTGCAGGAGCCTGCAGACTTATACCCATGTGGCCCAGAGTCCTCAGCTCACCTCACTGGATGACTGCCCCCAGTCAGACCACAGCAGTCCCCTTTCCTCTGCGCAGTCCCATCCCAGCCAGTCAGTACGCTCTGTCAACAGTCCGGCTGTCTCCATCCTAGAGAGTGGTTACACTCAAATTAGTCCTGACCACAGTGCCATCTCAGTGCCCTCGCTTCACAACATGGAGACAAGCCCTATGATGGATGTGCCGTCTGTGTCAGATCACTCACAGCAGGTGGTGGACAGTGGCTTCAGCGATCTGGGCAGCATCGAGAGCACCACGGAGAACTATGAGAATCCCAGTAGCTACGACTCCACCATGGGGGGCAGCATCTGTGGGACAGGCCCGTCCCAGAACAGCTGCTCCTATGGCAGCATTCCTACCAGCGGCCTGGCCCagagcagctgtgctgtgagcCAGCAAATGGCTGCCGTCAACCCCGGGAGCTGCGGGATGATTCAGCAGAACAGCCTGAGCTCGCCGCCGCATTGCAACGTCAAGTCGCCACAGGGCTGCGTGGTAGAGAGGCCTCCCAGCAACAGCCAGCACAGCCAACACAGTCAACACAGCCAGCGCAGCCAGCACAGCTCCCACAGCAGGCACGGCGCACACAATCAGCACAGCCAACACAATCAGCACGGTCCACACAATCAGCTAAGCCAGCACAGTCAACACAATCCCCACAACCAGCATAGTCACCACCACAGTCACCACCTGCAGCACAATCAGCTCAGCCAGCACAATCAGCACGCACAGTATAGCCTTCACAATCAACACAGTCAGCATGGCCAGCAGCAGCCGATGGCTCAGTGCGCCATACCAACTAACTTTACCACCACCATGCAGCTGGCCGACATCCCTGAATCAGGCAACGCAAACTTCACGATTTATGAGAGGCTTAACCACCAGGGGGAGTACAGCAGTGGACATTACACTCAGTCATCTGGTCTGAGTCTGGCCAAGCTGCAGCAGTTCACCAACACGTTCATCGACCACCCTCACTCGCTgcctttcaaccactctgcctCACACCCCATCACATCTTATGCAAACACACCTTCACACTCCAGCCTGGTTTCCCTGTCCCAGACCCCCCATCGAGTCCCCAATCCACAGGTGCAGGCCACCATGACACCCCCGCCCCCAAATCTCGGCTCCCCACCACCCATGATGCTGCAGCGCAACATGGGCATTCCCTCGTCCCAGCGGATCCAGCCCCAAATGGCCTCCAAGACTCACATCTCCACACGGTCCAAGTCGGCCCCACTGTCgcaccaccaccagcagcagatGTATGCTCGGCCTGCACAGTCTGTGGCCATGCAGGCGCCATCCAGGACACTGGCTGCCATGCCTCGCATGAACATGAGCGTGAACATCATGCCGGCACCGGCTTACAATGTCAACTCCATGAACATGCCCTCCCTCAATGCCATGAATGGCTACAGCATGAGCCAGCCAATGATGAACAGCGGCTACCATGGCAACCATGCCTATATGAACCAGTCACCCCAGTACTCTATGCAGATGGGCATGATGGGAACACAGCCATACCCCCAGCAACCCATGCAGGCTCCACCACATGGCAACATGGTGTATACTCCAGCTGGTCACCATGGCTACATGAACACAGGCATGTCCAAGCAGTCCCTGAAAGGGCCTTTCATCAGGCGGTAA